A region of Argentina anserina chromosome 5, drPotAnse1.1, whole genome shotgun sequence DNA encodes the following proteins:
- the LOC126795916 gene encoding uncharacterized protein LOC126795916: MKFRYAMVCSSNQNRSMEAHALLKRQGFDVSSYGTGSHVKLPGPSLREPNVYDFGTPYKQMLDELRRKDPELYKRNGILPMLKRNAAVKLAPQRWQDNAADGSFDVVFTFEEKVFDMVLEDLHNRDHVLKKCVLIINLEVKDNHEEAAVGARLALELCQEIDATESWEESIDDILTAFEKQHRRKLLYSISYY, from the exons ATGAAGTTCCGGTACGCCATGGTTTGCTCCTCCAACCAGAACCGGAGCATGGAGGCTCACGCGCTCCTCAAGCGGCAAGGCTTCGACGTCTCGTCGTACGGTACCGGATCCCACGTTAAGCTCCCTGGACCTTCCCTCAGAGAACCCAATGTCTACGACTTTGGAACTCCTTATAAGCAGATGCTTGACGAGCTCAGACGAAAAGACCCTGAATT GTACAAGCGGAATGGCATTTTGCCTATGCTTAAGAGAAACGCAGCGGTTAAACTGGCACCTCAGCGATGGCAAGACAATGCTGCTGATGGTTCCTTTGACGTGGTATTTACTTTCGAGGAAAAGGTCTTTGATATGGTTCTTGAAG ATCTTCACAATCGGGACCATGTGCTCAAGAAGTGTGTATTGATAATCAACTTGGAAGTAAAAGATAACCACGAGGAAGCAGCTGTGGGAGCTCGTCTTGCTTTAGAACTTTGCCAAGAG ATTGATGCAACGGAGTCATGGGAGGAATCAATCGACGACATTCTGACCGCCTTTGAGAAACAGCATCGGCGAAAGTTACTGTATAGCATCTCATATTACTGA
- the LOC126795914 gene encoding UV-B-induced protein At3g17800, chloroplastic: MEAAATASVLPSSVAAFRPSNSVGRSALLRPSGPKFLPLGPLATQSHSPIKHQLSNSPGRLGIGRRRCLVVRAASSSPPDSAGPSGPIAPLQLESPIGQFLSQMMISHPHLVPTAVEQQLEQLQTDRDAEQNKDEASASGTDLVLYRRIAEVKANERKKALEEILYALVVQKFMDANVSLVPSIAPAGSDPSGRVDAWPSQDDKLQRLHSPEAYEMIQNHLSLILGNRLDDLTSLAQISKLKVGQVYAASVMYGYFLKRVDQRFQLEKTMKILPGSLGGEDSDIQKAVGEDKKPGGVDDSLNAAASHPEVSSWSGGMGSGAFGNIVKPSRLRTYVMSVDSETLQRYATIRSREAVSIIEKHTEALFGRPDIVITPQGTVDSSNDEHIKISFGGLKRLVLEAVTFGSFLWDVESYVDSRYHFVTN; the protein is encoded by the exons ATGGAAGCAGCCGCCACAGCCAGTGTCCTCCCCTCTTCAGTCGCTGCTTTTCGGCCTTCGAATTCAGTCGGAAGGTCCGCTCTTTTGAGGCCCAGCGGCCCCAAATTTCTACCTTTGGGACCTCTGGCTACCCAATCCCACTCCCCAATCAAG CATCAGTTGTCAAACTCACCTGGAAGATTGGGTATTGGGAGAAGGAGATGCTTGGTAGTTAGGGCAGCATCTTCATCTCCTCCGGACTCTGCTGGTCCTAGTGGTCCAATCGCTCCGCTTCAGCTGGAGTCTCCGATTGGGCAGTTCCTATCGCAGATGATGATAAGCCACCCTCATCTCGTGCCTACTGCTGTTGAGCAGCAGCTTGAGCAACTCCAAACCGACCGCGATGCTGAGCAGAACAAGGATGAGGCTTCTGCCTCCGGCACTGATCTTGTTTTATACAG GAGAATTGCGGAGGTTAAAGCCAATGAAAGGAAGAAGGCTCTTGAAGAGATATTATATGCGCTGGTGGTGCAGAAATTCATGGATGCCAATGTTTCTTTGGTGCCCTCTATTGCCCCTGCTGGTTCAGACCCTTCTGGACGAGTTGATGCGTGGCCGAGTCAGGATGACAAGCTCCAACGGTTGCATTCTCCTGAAGCTTACGAGATGATCCAGAACCATCTGTCTCTCATCCTAGGAAATCGGTTGGATGACTTGACCTCGTTAGCACAGATCAGCAAGCTCAAAGTGGGGCAAGTTTATGCAGCATCTGTAATGTATGGGTACTTCCTCAAGCGGGTTGATCAGAGGTTTCAGCTTGAGAAGACGATGAAGATCCTTCCAGGTTCACTGGGTGGAGAAGACAGTGATATTCAAAAAGCCGTGGGTGAGGACAAGAAACCTGGTGGTGTTGATGATTCTTTGAATGCAGCAGCTTCCCATCCTGAAGTATCTTCGTGGTCTGGGGGCATGGGTTCTGGAGCTTTTGGTAACATTGTCAAACCTTCCCGCTTGAGAACTTATGTGATGTCTGTTGATTCAGAGACCCTTCAAAGATATGCAACAATCAGATCGAGAGAGGCTGTTAGCATCATTGAAAAGCACACCGAGGCATTGTTTGGACGACCTGATATTGTTATAACACCTCAAGGGACTGTTGATTCTTCCAACGACGAACACATCAAAATCAGCTTTGGTGGTTTGAAGAGACTTGTCCTGGAAGCTGTGACGTTCGGTTCTTTCCTTTGGGATGTTGAGAGCTACGTGGATTCCAGGTACCATTTTGTTACGAATTGA
- the LOC126795910 gene encoding extra-large guanine nucleotide-binding protein 3-like isoform X1 yields MAAPETEDAKNWEKLLRKMLPSGAPLPDADHLDYSIAYEYVGPPLPYEVPKVDPVDIDSLQSASVLSASASELASIPVAEPLDHHAAKFSRIRSGDAANQTQTSTSFSKPAEDDAGGGGGGKRAAVVKFSTPRESETEDDGERSASPKSEPTGSPVAWASPMKVGSKRGICSRCGKGNRLKEREWCLVCESKYCSNCLLKAMGSMPEGRKCVGCIGQPIDESKRVSLGKCSKILSRVCSPLEIGQIMRAEKECPANQLRPQQLVVNGRELREEELGEILGCELPPQKLKPGRYWYDKDSGFWGKEGEKPDCIITPKLNVGGKLRGDASNGNTNVFMNGREITKIELKVLKLAKVQCPPDTHFWVYEDGTYEEEGQNNIKGNIWGKFGFVRQATTRFICSLFSLPVPSRNQNGTREDPTTQPSSRSIPDYLDQGRVQKLLLFGLEGSGTSTIFKQAKFLYGNEFTPEEVQNMKLMIQSNMYKYLSILLEGRERFEEEASLENTDDSMAAEAEPSVVDESKQCIYSINQRFKHFSDWLLDIMATGDLDAFFPAATREYAPIVDEVWRDSAIQETYKRRKELHCLPEVAKYFLDRAIEISSNEYEPTEMDILYAEGVTQSNGLTSLEFSFDDRSSMSELYNENYECPPPLTKYQLICLSSKGLNDGCKWLAMFEDVRAVVFCVALSDYDQMWALGNGRLHNKMLASRDLFESLVRHPCFSNTPFVLVLNKYDAFEDKIVQVPLSACEWFEDFNPVKPLSNSQSLAQQAYHYVAVKFKELYLSLSGQKLYVAQTRAREGKSVDAAFKYIREVLKWDEEKDDNLSGINGDDSFYSTEMSSSPYLRQE; encoded by the exons ATGGCTGCTCCGGAGACAGAGGACGCCAAAAACTGGGAGAAGCTGCTCCGAAAGATGCTGCCTTCCGGGGCGCCGTTGCCGGACGCCGACCATCTCGACTACTCCATCGCCTACGAGTACGTCGGCCCGCCGCTGCCCTACGAAGTCCCCAAGGTTGATCCAGTCGACATCGACTCGCTTCAAAGCGCCTCCGTCCTTTCGGCTTCGGCTTCCGAGCTCGCGTCGATTCCGGTGGCCGAGCCGCTCGATCACCACGCCGCTAAGTTCAGCCGGATCAGGAGCGGCGACGCCGCGAACCAAACGCAGACCTCGACGTCGTTTTCGAAACCGGCCGAGGACGAtgccggaggaggaggaggaggaaagaGAGCGGCGGTGGTGAAATTCAGCACGCCGAGAGAATCGGAGACGGAGGACGACGGGGAAAGGTCGGCGTCGCCGAAATCGGAGCCGACGGGGTCGCCGGTAGCTTGGGCTTCGCCGATGAAGGTAGGGAGTAAGAGAGGGATATGCAGCCGGTGTGGAAAAGGGAACAGACTGAAGGAGAGGGAGTGGTGCTTGGTGTGTGAGTCAAAGTACTGCAGTAACTGTTTGCTGAAGGCTATGGGATCAATGCCGGAGGGGCGAAAATGCGTGGGATGCATCGGGCAGCCTATAGATGAGTCCAAGAGGGTTAGTTTGGGCAAGTGTTCAAAGATTCTGTCTAGAGTTTGTAGTCCTTTGGAGATTGGGCAGATAATGAGGGCCGAGAAGGAGTGCCCTGCCAATCAGCTCCGGCCGCAGCAGTTAGTTGTGAACGGGAGGGAGTTGAGGGAAGAGGAGCTGGGTGAGATTTTGGGATGTGAACTTCCTCCTCAGAAGTTGAAGCCGGGGAGGTACTGGTATGATAAGGATTCGGGTTTCTGGGGAAAG GAGGGAGAGAAGCCTGATTGTATCATTACTCCGAAACTGAATGTTGGGGGTAAGCTTCGGGGTGATGCCAGCAATGGGAACACTAATGTATTCATGAATGGCAGAGAGATCACCAAGATTGAGCTTAAGGTGCTCAAG TTGGCCAAAGTGCAGTGCCCTCCAGATACGCATTTCTGGGTGTATGAAGATGGAACGTATGAGGAGGAAGGGCAGAATAACATTAAAGGGAACATATGGGGAAAG TTTGGTTTTGTCAGGCAGGCTACCACCCGTTTTATTTGTTCATTATTCTCATTGCCTGTACCATCTCGTAATCAAAATGGGACAAGAGAAGATCCCACGACACAACCTTCAAGTAGGTCCATCCCTGATTACTTGGATCAGGGAAGAGTTCAAAAACTGTTGTTATTTGGACTGGAAGGATCTGGAACTAGCACCATCTTCAAACAG GCCAAGTTCTTATATGGGAATGAGTTCACTCCCGAGGAGGTGCAGAATATGAAGCTCATGATTCAAAGCAATATGTACAAGTACCTAAGTATATTACTTGAAGGCCGAGAACGTTTTGAAGAGGAAGCTTCATTGGAGAATACAGATGATTCAATGGCCGCTGAAGCAGAGCCATCAG TAGTTGATGAAAGTAAGCAGTGCATCTATTCTATCAACCAGAGATTCAAGCACTTTTCTGACTGGTTATTGGATATCATGGCAACCGGAGACTTGGATGCATTCTTCCCTGCTGCTACACGTGAGTATGCTCCTATTGTAGATGAAGTTTGGAGAGATTCTGCCATCCAGGAAACATACAAAAGAAGGAAGGAATTACATTGTCTTCCAGAAGTTGCCAAGTATTTCTTAGATCGG GCCATAGAAATATCAAGTAACGAGTATGAACCAACCGAGATGGACATTTTATATGCTGAAGGAGTTACTCAGAGCAATGGCCTTACCTCTCTAGAATTTTCATTTGACGACAGAAGCTCCATGTCAGAGCTATACAATGAAAATTATGAATGCCCCCCTCCTTTAACCAA GTATCAACTAATTTGTCTTAGTTCTAAGGGACTGAATGATGGGTGCAAGTGGCTGGCAATGTTTGAGGATGTAAGGGCAGTGGTTTTTTGTGTTGCTTTGAGTGACTATGATCAAATGTGGGCACTCGGTAATGGGCGTCTTCATAATAAAATGCTGGCAAGCAGAGATTTGTTTGAGAGTTTGGTGCGGCATCCTTGTTTTAGTAATACTCCATTCGTTCTTGTGCTGAACAAATATGATGCATTTGAAGACAAGATAGTCCAGGTACCCTTGTCAGCTTGCGAGTGGTTCGAGGACTTCAATCCTGTCAAGCCACTCAGCAATAGTCAGTCTCTGGCACAGCAAGCATATCATTATGTGGCCGTGAAATTCAAAGAGCTCTATTTATCCTTAAGTGGTCAAAAGTTATATGTAGCGCAAACCCGAGCAAGAGAGGGTAAATCAGTTGATGCGGCATTCAAATACATAAGAGAGGTCCTCAAGTGGGATGAAGAAAAGGATGATAATTTATCGGGGATAAATGGGGATGACTCATTTTACAGTACGGAAATGAGTTCCTCCCCTTACCTCAGGCAAGAATAG
- the LOC126795918 gene encoding uncharacterized protein LOC126795918, translating to MGLQWMILTYVVAAEAAMALLLTLPAPKLVKTRFVSLISLILQPALFVVPFAGFQLLDIYWKMEHRLTCTSDVCTASERDRSEKSLYKAQRNVILCSAACLLYWCIYRICKYYKDIESLEEVEKRFKEE from the exons ATGGGGTTGCAGTGGATGATACTCACGTACGTGGTGGCGGCGGAGGCGGCCATGGCCCTTCTGTTAACTCTCCCGGCGCCGAAGCTGGTGAAGACTCGCTTTGTCTCTTTGATCTCCCTCATTCTCCAGCCGGCGCTCTTCGTCGTCCCCTTCGCCGGATTCCAACTCCTCG ATATTTACTGGAAGATGGAGCATCGATTGACGTGCACCTCAGACGTCTGCACTGCTTCCGAGCGAGACCGCTCTGAGAAATCC CTCTACAAGGCTCAAAGGAATGTAATTCTTTGCTCTGCAGCATGCCTTCTTTACTG GTGCATCTATCGCATCTGCAAGTACTACAAGGATATTGAAAGCTTGGAGGAAGTGGAGAAGAGGTTCAAGGAAGAGTAG
- the LOC126795913 gene encoding U-box domain-containing protein 21-like: protein MVLGWGRRSSTTGHRAAAAKKQSSPDNLDVDQLVIPKHFLCPISYDLMKDPVTLSSGITYDRQSIDTWLEAGNFKCPVTNQVLRNFDTIPNHTLRTMIQEWSSQNQRYGIQRVPTPKIPIMAVQVSEILFSVTASARRVDQNGCLECVQMIKKWASEGDRNKRCIVENGAASVLASAFDAFANDGIKRNAGVCEEILTAFSWMMLPSLDEETQKYLGSHASLDCLVWFLKGDRDVLVKQNSILALKELLSNCNDQNKHAVEALAEIEGVNEILFGFIKGKNSMRITKASLTVVFYLVSFSDKFRSAFLEMGLVSLLLETILDSEKGITERALYVLDSLCDCKEGREQAYANALTIPVLVKKILRVSEIATECSISAVWKLCKNATRQEERVLVDVLQVGAFQKLLLVLQVRCAGEYDTKDKATELLKMLNPYRAGLECIESVDFKSLGRSF, encoded by the coding sequence ATGGTTTTGGGTTGGGGAAGAAGGAGCAGCACCACCGGCCACCGTGCCGCCGCTGCGAAAAAGCAGTCTTCACCTGACAACCTCGACGTGGATCAACTCGTGATCCCAAAGCATTTTCTTTGTCCAATATCGTATGACTTGATGAAGGATCCGGTCACATTGTCATCTGGGATTACTTACGATCGGCAGAGCATTGACACTTGGTTAGAAGCCGGAAATTTCAAGTGTCCGGTGACGAATCAGGTGCTTAGAAACTTTGATACGATTCCCAACCATACTCTCCGAACTATGATTCAAGAATGGAGCTCACAAAACCAACGATACGGCATTCAGCGCGTCCCAACCCCTAAAATTCCGATCATGGCAGTTCAGGTCTCCGAGATTCTGTTCAGCGTAACAGCCTCAGCGAGACGCGTGGATCAGAATGGTTGCTTAGAGTGCGTGCAGATGATCAAGAAATGGGCGAGTGAGGGTGACCGGAACAAGAGGTGCATTGTGGAGAATGGAGCAGCCTCTGTTCTTGCTTCTGCGTTCGATGCTTTTGCAAATGATGGTATAAAGAGAAATGCAGGAGTGTGTGAAGAAATTTTGACAGCTTTTAGTTGGATGATGCTTCCATCACTAGATGAAGAAACACAAAAGTACTTGGGATCTCATGCTTCTTTGGATTGCTTGGTTTGGTTCCTTAAGGGTGATAGAGATGTTTTGGTGAAGCAAAACTCGATTCTAGCATTGAAAGAGCTTCTTTCTAATTGCAATGATCAGAACAAACATGCGGTTGAAGCATTGGCAGAGATAGAAGGAGTCAATGAGATTCTTTTCGGGTTCATCAAGGGGAAAAATTCTATGAGAATTACCAAGGCTTCCTTGACGGTTGTCTTCTACTTGGTTTCATTCAGTGATAAGTTCAGATCAGCATTCTTGGAGATGGGTTTGGTTTCCCTTCTGTTGGAGACCATTCTCGACTCGGAGAAAGGCATAACCGAGAGGGCTTTGTATGTTTTGGATTCTCTTTGTGATTGCAAAGAAGGGAGAGAACAGGCCTATGCTAATGCTCTGACTATACCAGTTTTGGTGAAGAAGATTTTAAGGGTGTCGGAAATCGCAACCGAGTGCTCAATCTCTGCTGTTTGGAAACTGTGTAAGAATGCAACTAGGCAAGAAGAGAGAGTGCTTGTTGACGTTCTTCAAGTTGGTGCATTTCAGAAGCTCTTGCTGGTTTTACAGGTTCGTTGCGCCGGTGAATATGACACAAAGGACAAAGCAACTGAGCTTTTGAAGATGCTGAATCCTTACAGAGCTGGATTGGAATGTATTGAGTCTGTAGATTTCAAGAGTCTTGGAAGGTCATTCTAA
- the LOC126795915 gene encoding purple acid phosphatase 17-like isoform X2 yields the protein MILNIPCKKSRSLCFFLVLLSSVICIVTTSAELQRFEHPTKEDGSLSFLVLGDWGRRGEFNQSEVAFQMGKVGEKLDIDFVISTGDNFYDNGLSSEHDTAFEESFTKIYTQRSLQKQWYSILGNHDYRGDAEAQLSPLLRKIDRRWLCLRSFVVNAELAEILFVDTTPFVNMYFTSTEDHSYDWRGIPSRKAYIQTLLKDVELVLKKSSARWKIVVGHHAIRSIGHHGDTQELIKHLLPILQANDVDFYMNGHDHCLEHISDIKSGIQFLTSGAGSKAWRGDMKNEEGLNKQGQLVNFFYDGQGFMSVKLNLTQAEIAFFDVFGNVIHSWTTSKLLHPSI from the exons ATGATCCTTAATATTCCTTGTAAGAAATCCAGGAGCTTGTGCTTTTTCTTGGTCCTCCTCAGCTCTGTTATTTGTATTGTAACTACATCAGCAGAGCTGCAGAGATTCGAACACCCAACAAAAGAAGATGGATCGCTTAGCTTTCTGGTGCTTGGTGACTGGGGAAGAAGAGGAGAGTTTAACCAGTCTGAAGTTGCTTTTCAG ATGGGAAAGGTTGGAGAGAAACTTGACATAGATTTTGTAATATCCACTGGAGACAACTTTTATGATAATGGATTGAGCAGTGAACATGATACAGCATTTGAAGAGTCATTTACCAAAATTTATACACAAAGGAGCCTGCAAAAGCAGTGGTATAGCA TTTTAGGTAACCATGATTATAGGGGTGATGCAGAGGCTCAACTAAGCCCCCTGCTAAGGAAGATTGACAGGAGATGGCTTTGCTTAAGGTCTTTCGTTGTAAATGCAG AATTAGCAGAGATTTTGTTCGTGGACACCACTCCTTTTGTCAATATGTACTTCACAAGCACAGAGGACCATTCTTACGATTGGCGAGGAATTCCTTCTCGCAAGGCTTATATTCAAACCTTGTTGAAG GATGTTGAGTTGGTACTGAAAAAGTCATCTGCAAGGTGGAAGATAGTTGTTGGACACCATGCCATTAGAAGTATTGGGCATCATGGTGATACACAGGAACTTATAAAGCACCTTCTCCCAATTCTTCAG GCCAATGATGTGGACTTTTACATGAACGGGCACGATCATTGCCTAGAACACATCAGTGATATCAAAAG CGGAATACAGTTTCTCACGAGCGGAGCAGGATCAAAAGCATGGAGAGGTGACATGAAGAATGAGGAAGGTTTGAACAAACAAGGCCAGCTGGTCAACTTCTTCTATGACGGCCAAGGATTCATGTCTGTGAAGCTGAATCTCACTCAAGCAGAGATAGCTTTCTTTGATGTCTTTGGCAATGTCATACATTCATGGACTACTTCCAAGCTGCTTCACCCATCTATATGA
- the LOC126795915 gene encoding purple acid phosphatase 17-like isoform X1, which yields MILNIPCKKSRSLCFFLVLLSSVICIVTTSAELQRFEHPTKEDGSLSFLVLGDWGRRGEFNQSEVAFQMGKVGEKLDIDFVISTGDNFYDNGLSSEHDTAFEESFTKIYTQRSLQKQWYSILGNHDYRGDAEAQLSPLLRKIDRRWLCLRSFVVNAAELAEILFVDTTPFVNMYFTSTEDHSYDWRGIPSRKAYIQTLLKDVELVLKKSSARWKIVVGHHAIRSIGHHGDTQELIKHLLPILQANDVDFYMNGHDHCLEHISDIKSGIQFLTSGAGSKAWRGDMKNEEGLNKQGQLVNFFYDGQGFMSVKLNLTQAEIAFFDVFGNVIHSWTTSKLLHPSI from the exons ATGATCCTTAATATTCCTTGTAAGAAATCCAGGAGCTTGTGCTTTTTCTTGGTCCTCCTCAGCTCTGTTATTTGTATTGTAACTACATCAGCAGAGCTGCAGAGATTCGAACACCCAACAAAAGAAGATGGATCGCTTAGCTTTCTGGTGCTTGGTGACTGGGGAAGAAGAGGAGAGTTTAACCAGTCTGAAGTTGCTTTTCAG ATGGGAAAGGTTGGAGAGAAACTTGACATAGATTTTGTAATATCCACTGGAGACAACTTTTATGATAATGGATTGAGCAGTGAACATGATACAGCATTTGAAGAGTCATTTACCAAAATTTATACACAAAGGAGCCTGCAAAAGCAGTGGTATAGCA TTTTAGGTAACCATGATTATAGGGGTGATGCAGAGGCTCAACTAAGCCCCCTGCTAAGGAAGATTGACAGGAGATGGCTTTGCTTAAGGTCTTTCGTTGTAAATGCAG CAGAATTAGCAGAGATTTTGTTCGTGGACACCACTCCTTTTGTCAATATGTACTTCACAAGCACAGAGGACCATTCTTACGATTGGCGAGGAATTCCTTCTCGCAAGGCTTATATTCAAACCTTGTTGAAG GATGTTGAGTTGGTACTGAAAAAGTCATCTGCAAGGTGGAAGATAGTTGTTGGACACCATGCCATTAGAAGTATTGGGCATCATGGTGATACACAGGAACTTATAAAGCACCTTCTCCCAATTCTTCAG GCCAATGATGTGGACTTTTACATGAACGGGCACGATCATTGCCTAGAACACATCAGTGATATCAAAAG CGGAATACAGTTTCTCACGAGCGGAGCAGGATCAAAAGCATGGAGAGGTGACATGAAGAATGAGGAAGGTTTGAACAAACAAGGCCAGCTGGTCAACTTCTTCTATGACGGCCAAGGATTCATGTCTGTGAAGCTGAATCTCACTCAAGCAGAGATAGCTTTCTTTGATGTCTTTGGCAATGTCATACATTCATGGACTACTTCCAAGCTGCTTCACCCATCTATATGA
- the LOC126795910 gene encoding extra-large guanine nucleotide-binding protein 3-like isoform X2 → MAAPETEDAKNWEKLLRKMLPSGAPLPDADHLDYSIAYEYVGPPLPYEVPKVDPVDIDSLQSASVLSASASELASIPVAEPLDHHAAKFSRIRSGDAANQTQTSTSFSKPAEDDAGGGGGGKRAAVVKFSTPRESETEDDGERSASPKSEPTGSPVAWASPMKVGSKRGICSRCGKGNRLKEREWCLVCESKYCSNCLLKAMGSMPEGRKCVGCIGQPIDESKRVSLGKCSKILSRVCSPLEIGQIMRAEKECPANQLRPQQLVVNGRELREEELGEILGCELPPQKLKPGRYWYDKDSGFWGKEGEKPDCIITPKLNVGGKLRGDASNGNTNVFMNGREITKIELKVLKLAKVQCPPDTHFWVYEDGTYEEEGQNNIKGNIWGKATTRFICSLFSLPVPSRNQNGTREDPTTQPSSRSIPDYLDQGRVQKLLLFGLEGSGTSTIFKQAKFLYGNEFTPEEVQNMKLMIQSNMYKYLSILLEGRERFEEEASLENTDDSMAAEAEPSVVDESKQCIYSINQRFKHFSDWLLDIMATGDLDAFFPAATREYAPIVDEVWRDSAIQETYKRRKELHCLPEVAKYFLDRAIEISSNEYEPTEMDILYAEGVTQSNGLTSLEFSFDDRSSMSELYNENYECPPPLTKYQLICLSSKGLNDGCKWLAMFEDVRAVVFCVALSDYDQMWALGNGRLHNKMLASRDLFESLVRHPCFSNTPFVLVLNKYDAFEDKIVQVPLSACEWFEDFNPVKPLSNSQSLAQQAYHYVAVKFKELYLSLSGQKLYVAQTRAREGKSVDAAFKYIREVLKWDEEKDDNLSGINGDDSFYSTEMSSSPYLRQE, encoded by the exons ATGGCTGCTCCGGAGACAGAGGACGCCAAAAACTGGGAGAAGCTGCTCCGAAAGATGCTGCCTTCCGGGGCGCCGTTGCCGGACGCCGACCATCTCGACTACTCCATCGCCTACGAGTACGTCGGCCCGCCGCTGCCCTACGAAGTCCCCAAGGTTGATCCAGTCGACATCGACTCGCTTCAAAGCGCCTCCGTCCTTTCGGCTTCGGCTTCCGAGCTCGCGTCGATTCCGGTGGCCGAGCCGCTCGATCACCACGCCGCTAAGTTCAGCCGGATCAGGAGCGGCGACGCCGCGAACCAAACGCAGACCTCGACGTCGTTTTCGAAACCGGCCGAGGACGAtgccggaggaggaggaggaggaaagaGAGCGGCGGTGGTGAAATTCAGCACGCCGAGAGAATCGGAGACGGAGGACGACGGGGAAAGGTCGGCGTCGCCGAAATCGGAGCCGACGGGGTCGCCGGTAGCTTGGGCTTCGCCGATGAAGGTAGGGAGTAAGAGAGGGATATGCAGCCGGTGTGGAAAAGGGAACAGACTGAAGGAGAGGGAGTGGTGCTTGGTGTGTGAGTCAAAGTACTGCAGTAACTGTTTGCTGAAGGCTATGGGATCAATGCCGGAGGGGCGAAAATGCGTGGGATGCATCGGGCAGCCTATAGATGAGTCCAAGAGGGTTAGTTTGGGCAAGTGTTCAAAGATTCTGTCTAGAGTTTGTAGTCCTTTGGAGATTGGGCAGATAATGAGGGCCGAGAAGGAGTGCCCTGCCAATCAGCTCCGGCCGCAGCAGTTAGTTGTGAACGGGAGGGAGTTGAGGGAAGAGGAGCTGGGTGAGATTTTGGGATGTGAACTTCCTCCTCAGAAGTTGAAGCCGGGGAGGTACTGGTATGATAAGGATTCGGGTTTCTGGGGAAAG GAGGGAGAGAAGCCTGATTGTATCATTACTCCGAAACTGAATGTTGGGGGTAAGCTTCGGGGTGATGCCAGCAATGGGAACACTAATGTATTCATGAATGGCAGAGAGATCACCAAGATTGAGCTTAAGGTGCTCAAG TTGGCCAAAGTGCAGTGCCCTCCAGATACGCATTTCTGGGTGTATGAAGATGGAACGTATGAGGAGGAAGGGCAGAATAACATTAAAGGGAACATATGGGGAAAG GCTACCACCCGTTTTATTTGTTCATTATTCTCATTGCCTGTACCATCTCGTAATCAAAATGGGACAAGAGAAGATCCCACGACACAACCTTCAAGTAGGTCCATCCCTGATTACTTGGATCAGGGAAGAGTTCAAAAACTGTTGTTATTTGGACTGGAAGGATCTGGAACTAGCACCATCTTCAAACAG GCCAAGTTCTTATATGGGAATGAGTTCACTCCCGAGGAGGTGCAGAATATGAAGCTCATGATTCAAAGCAATATGTACAAGTACCTAAGTATATTACTTGAAGGCCGAGAACGTTTTGAAGAGGAAGCTTCATTGGAGAATACAGATGATTCAATGGCCGCTGAAGCAGAGCCATCAG TAGTTGATGAAAGTAAGCAGTGCATCTATTCTATCAACCAGAGATTCAAGCACTTTTCTGACTGGTTATTGGATATCATGGCAACCGGAGACTTGGATGCATTCTTCCCTGCTGCTACACGTGAGTATGCTCCTATTGTAGATGAAGTTTGGAGAGATTCTGCCATCCAGGAAACATACAAAAGAAGGAAGGAATTACATTGTCTTCCAGAAGTTGCCAAGTATTTCTTAGATCGG GCCATAGAAATATCAAGTAACGAGTATGAACCAACCGAGATGGACATTTTATATGCTGAAGGAGTTACTCAGAGCAATGGCCTTACCTCTCTAGAATTTTCATTTGACGACAGAAGCTCCATGTCAGAGCTATACAATGAAAATTATGAATGCCCCCCTCCTTTAACCAA GTATCAACTAATTTGTCTTAGTTCTAAGGGACTGAATGATGGGTGCAAGTGGCTGGCAATGTTTGAGGATGTAAGGGCAGTGGTTTTTTGTGTTGCTTTGAGTGACTATGATCAAATGTGGGCACTCGGTAATGGGCGTCTTCATAATAAAATGCTGGCAAGCAGAGATTTGTTTGAGAGTTTGGTGCGGCATCCTTGTTTTAGTAATACTCCATTCGTTCTTGTGCTGAACAAATATGATGCATTTGAAGACAAGATAGTCCAGGTACCCTTGTCAGCTTGCGAGTGGTTCGAGGACTTCAATCCTGTCAAGCCACTCAGCAATAGTCAGTCTCTGGCACAGCAAGCATATCATTATGTGGCCGTGAAATTCAAAGAGCTCTATTTATCCTTAAGTGGTCAAAAGTTATATGTAGCGCAAACCCGAGCAAGAGAGGGTAAATCAGTTGATGCGGCATTCAAATACATAAGAGAGGTCCTCAAGTGGGATGAAGAAAAGGATGATAATTTATCGGGGATAAATGGGGATGACTCATTTTACAGTACGGAAATGAGTTCCTCCCCTTACCTCAGGCAAGAATAG